The following coding sequences lie in one Paenibacillus durus ATCC 35681 genomic window:
- the xerS gene encoding tyrosine recombinase XerS — translation MSIQKQSDRKHLELKLPSMPWFVQQFIDYKLPDLSPSTLLEYVRDYESFFGWLRTEGLSEAASNAEITLLDLETLHMDSIVGYRLHLTTRTEGTNSKITVSRKLSSLRSLFHYLSQIAEDENFYPLLKRNIMAKVEIKRIHKPKDTAARLKGKILEEDELLEFVGYILEGYGHDVEDNKQAYYAFQLNRERDACIAGLILNSGLRVSEIVNMNTDDLDLGNKLLYVFRKGHNDETFKTPVYFREQAKDDLQLYLSLRQSRYNTPKKEKALFVTKPNGSQEGKRMTKRAIQAMIIKYAKRFGKPYLTVHKLRHSFATDYYLQNDIYKTKEQLGHASTETTEVYAHLTDKTMSEAIERRIES, via the coding sequence ATGAGCATTCAAAAACAGAGCGACCGCAAACATCTGGAGCTAAAGCTGCCATCGATGCCTTGGTTCGTACAGCAATTTATCGATTACAAGCTGCCGGACCTCTCTCCTTCTACCCTGCTGGAATACGTGCGGGATTATGAATCCTTTTTCGGTTGGCTGCGCACGGAAGGATTGTCGGAGGCCGCAAGCAATGCGGAAATTACACTGCTGGACCTGGAGACGCTCCATATGGACAGCATTGTCGGCTACCGGCTGCACCTGACCACCCGAACGGAAGGGACGAATTCAAAAATTACCGTTTCAAGAAAGCTGTCCTCCCTCCGCTCCCTGTTTCATTACCTCAGCCAGATCGCCGAAGACGAGAACTTCTATCCCTTGCTCAAGCGCAACATCATGGCCAAGGTTGAGATCAAGCGCATTCACAAGCCGAAGGATACCGCGGCCAGGCTGAAAGGAAAAATACTGGAGGAGGATGAGCTGCTCGAATTTGTCGGCTACATCCTTGAAGGCTATGGACATGATGTGGAAGACAATAAGCAGGCGTATTACGCTTTCCAATTGAACCGCGAGCGGGATGCCTGCATTGCAGGCCTTATCCTCAACTCGGGGCTGCGCGTATCGGAAATCGTCAATATGAATACGGACGACCTGGATCTGGGCAACAAGCTGCTGTATGTGTTCCGCAAAGGCCATAATGACGAGACCTTTAAGACGCCTGTGTACTTCCGCGAGCAGGCCAAGGATGATCTGCAGCTGTATTTGAGCCTCCGGCAGTCCCGCTACAACACGCCCAAGAAGGAAAAAGCGCTGTTCGTGACGAAGCCCAACGGCAGCCAGGAAGGCAAGCGGATGACCAAACGCGCCATTCAAGCCATGATCATCAAGTACGCCAAGCGGTTCGGCAAGCCCTACTTAACCGTTCACAAGCTGCGGCACTCTTTCGCTACCGACTATTATTTGCAAAATGATATTTATAAAACAAAGGAGCAGCTCGGGCATGCTTCCACCGAGACGACCGAGGTATATGCCCACTTGACCGACAAGACGATGTCCGAAGCCATTGAGCGGCGGATCGAGTCCTAA
- the glp gene encoding gephyrin-like molybdotransferase Glp codes for MVNRESVDNKFGRKALQVQDAQKRILAYAARLASETVPLEEAQGRYLAENIAAPHPFPAFNRSGMDGYAVVAADTENCREGETVWLKVVDNIPCGSVPSGAIIPGTAARIMTGAQVPEGADAVVMLEATETRELDGISHVGIRKPIVSGRNVTPRGLEISEGETVLSAGRKIAAGDIAVLATFGISGVPVIRRPKVGVFATGSELLDVKEPLQPGKIRNSNSPMLEALVREAGGEPVMLGAIADDLDLARSKVQMALETYDLVITTGGVSVGDYDIMGDLVREETGDMLFNKIAMRPGSVTTAAVRGGKVLLALSGNPGASYIAFQLFARPAIASMQGAAEPFLPEWTVILGAEYSKVNNYTRFVRGRLEVRDGSVYAYPAALDASSVMVTIKDSDCLIIVPPEERGLAAGTKVQVIKLP; via the coding sequence ATGGTAAACCGGGAATCAGTGGACAATAAGTTTGGGAGAAAGGCGCTCCAGGTGCAGGATGCTCAGAAGAGAATACTGGCTTACGCCGCACGGCTTGCGAGCGAGACCGTTCCGCTTGAAGAGGCCCAGGGGCGATATTTGGCGGAAAATATAGCGGCTCCGCATCCTTTCCCCGCGTTCAATCGTTCGGGAATGGACGGCTATGCTGTAGTCGCTGCGGATACGGAGAACTGCCGCGAAGGCGAGACAGTATGGTTGAAAGTAGTCGACAATATCCCCTGCGGCTCGGTGCCGTCCGGAGCGATTATCCCTGGAACGGCGGCGCGGATTATGACCGGGGCGCAGGTGCCGGAGGGCGCCGACGCCGTCGTCATGCTGGAGGCGACGGAAACACGCGAGCTTGACGGCATATCTCATGTCGGTATCCGCAAGCCGATTGTAAGCGGCCGCAATGTGACACCTCGGGGTCTGGAGATAAGCGAGGGCGAGACCGTACTATCGGCTGGCCGTAAGATTGCGGCAGGAGACATCGCCGTGCTGGCGACGTTCGGCATATCCGGTGTGCCGGTTATCCGCAGGCCCAAGGTCGGCGTATTCGCTACAGGCAGTGAACTGCTGGATGTGAAGGAGCCGCTTCAGCCTGGCAAAATCCGCAACAGCAATTCCCCGATGTTGGAGGCGCTGGTAAGAGAAGCGGGGGGCGAGCCGGTAATGCTTGGCGCCATTGCCGACGATCTCGATCTTGCCCGGAGCAAGGTGCAAATGGCCCTGGAAACGTACGACCTTGTGATTACGACCGGAGGAGTGTCAGTCGGCGATTATGATATAATGGGCGACCTGGTGCGCGAAGAAACGGGGGACATGCTGTTCAACAAAATCGCCATGCGGCCCGGCAGCGTCACTACAGCCGCAGTACGGGGCGGCAAGGTGCTGCTTGCACTCTCCGGCAATCCCGGCGCCAGCTATATCGCCTTCCAGCTGTTCGCCCGTCCGGCCATTGCTTCCATGCAGGGGGCAGCGGAACCGTTCCTTCCGGAATGGACTGTGATCCTTGGCGCCGAGTATTCCAAGGTCAACAATTATACCCGCTTTGTGAGAGGGCGTCTGGAGGTTCGGGACGGGAGCGTCTATGCTTATCCGGCCGCACTTGATGCATCGTCTGTCATGGTCACGATCAAGGACAGCGATTGTCTGATCATCGTGCCTCCCGAAGAACGCGGATTGGCCGCCGGGACGAAGGTCCAGGTGATTAAGCTGCCATGA
- a CDS encoding DUF4178 domain-containing protein yields MSIWKRIGNLFAKDEPPLREKSMLQLAPGDICEVSLVTYEVTGRVSNFSRNAALLTLRDGTAIAYLHIEQREELRYALYKAIDGRLDSLTEVPATMNLDDIVYYLEEEYEGHVSVSGQTSFMNAGDQHVWQYQSDEGQLLRIEWQNGRFMLYEGEKIIPGDVRVIRGA; encoded by the coding sequence ATGAGTATATGGAAGCGTATTGGCAATTTATTCGCGAAGGATGAACCGCCGCTGCGGGAAAAGAGCATGCTGCAGCTGGCGCCCGGTGATATTTGCGAAGTCTCGCTCGTCACCTACGAGGTGACGGGGCGTGTAAGCAATTTCAGCCGGAATGCCGCACTGTTGACGCTGCGAGATGGCACGGCAATCGCCTATTTGCATATTGAGCAGAGGGAAGAGCTGCGATATGCGCTGTATAAGGCTATTGACGGCCGTCTGGATAGTCTAACGGAGGTTCCCGCAACGATGAACTTGGATGATATTGTATATTATCTGGAGGAAGAGTATGAGGGACATGTGTCCGTTTCGGGACAGACCTCTTTTATGAACGCGGGCGACCAGCATGTATGGCAGTACCAGTCTGACGAGGGGCAATTGCTCCGGATCGAATGGCAGAACGGGCGCTTTATGCTGTACGAAGGAGAAAAAATCATTCCCGGCGACGTGAGAGTAATCCGGGGCGCGTAA
- a CDS encoding GNAT family N-acetyltransferase, translating into MELGLELVPAERKQIISRLMQFYLYDFTRYLDLDVNPDGEYPAYPGLEAYWSSGHNKYAYLITCDNRPAGFALVDRLLRSSEGQFYMTEFFVMPKYRRSGVGTWAAHLLFDMFPGDWKVSQIRANSPARTFWHRVIGDYTNGAFLEKFNSRQGNPSQYFSTLNVGRVNK; encoded by the coding sequence TTGGAACTTGGACTCGAACTCGTTCCTGCCGAACGGAAGCAGATTATCAGCAGACTGATGCAGTTCTATCTGTACGACTTCACACGATACCTGGACCTGGATGTGAACCCCGATGGGGAATACCCTGCATATCCGGGCCTGGAAGCTTACTGGAGCAGCGGCCATAACAAATATGCTTATCTTATTACATGCGATAATCGTCCGGCAGGCTTTGCGCTCGTTGACCGGCTGCTGCGAAGCAGCGAAGGACAGTTTTATATGACGGAGTTTTTTGTGATGCCCAAATACCGCCGTTCCGGCGTCGGAACATGGGCGGCGCATCTGCTGTTCGATATGTTCCCGGGAGATTGGAAGGTATCCCAGATTCGCGCCAACTCGCCTGCCCGCACCTTCTGGCACAGGGTGATCGGCGATTATACGAACGGAGCTTTCCTGGAAAAATTCAATTCGCGTCAGGGCAACCCGAGCCAATATTTCAGCACCCTGAACGTCGGCAGGGTCAATAAATAA
- the mobB gene encoding molybdopterin-guanine dinucleotide biosynthesis protein B — protein MRRVPASVPLPASGAHADARSGHADRSGKSGTSSFRPAVCQVVGYKNSGKTTLICELIPLLKAKGCSVAVIKHDVHGFETDRPGTDTWKQREAGAGAVAITGKDQSFIYESRSRELAELIQAFMHYDYVLVEGFKEEPYPKIVLLRNEADLELASRLHGVAASAIWGELPGSIAEDLPPGQRWFGINDTSAIAEYLWRERIFFQNFNI, from the coding sequence ATGAGGAGAGTGCCCGCATCCGTACCTTTGCCGGCTTCCGGCGCTCATGCGGACGCCCGAAGCGGTCATGCGGACAGGAGTGGGAAGAGCGGGACATCATCCTTCCGGCCAGCGGTCTGCCAGGTTGTCGGCTACAAAAACAGCGGTAAAACAACGCTTATTTGCGAATTGATCCCGCTGCTTAAAGCGAAGGGGTGCAGCGTTGCCGTTATTAAACATGATGTCCACGGCTTTGAGACCGACCGTCCGGGAACGGATACGTGGAAGCAGCGTGAAGCGGGCGCCGGGGCGGTTGCCATCACGGGGAAAGACCAGTCCTTTATTTATGAATCCAGGAGCAGAGAGCTGGCGGAATTGATACAGGCTTTTATGCATTACGATTATGTGCTTGTGGAAGGCTTCAAGGAGGAACCCTATCCCAAGATCGTGCTGTTACGGAATGAAGCGGATTTGGAACTGGCTTCACGGCTGCATGGAGTAGCGGCGTCGGCAATCTGGGGAGAACTTCCTGGGTCCATCGCGGAAGATCTTCCGCCCGGGCAGCGGTGGTTTGGAATCAACGATACGTCCGCAATCGCCGAATATTTATGGCGGGAACGAATCTTTTTTCAAAATTTCAATATATGA